From a region of the Molothrus ater isolate BHLD 08-10-18 breed brown headed cowbird chromosome 15, BPBGC_Mater_1.1, whole genome shotgun sequence genome:
- the GRPEL2 gene encoding grpE protein homolog 2, mitochondrial, with translation MAARSLRRLGALLPAAGKAGTGSLYFRGCPCAFSTAAQQRSTGDECGPEDPSEEPKHPLSGCALEHKAIKLEEQVRDLTERYRRALADSENVRRRTQKFVEDAKLFGIQSFCRDLVEVADILEKTAESAAGHAEEPSDPNPTLQKIYEGLSLIEAKLQSVFAKHGLQKMNPVGGRYDPYDHEIVCHVPAEGVQPGTVALVTQDGYKLHGRTIRHALVGVAVEAQE, from the exons ATGGCCGCCCGCTCCCTGCGGCGCCTCGGGGCCCTGCTGCCCGCGGCCGGCAAGGCCGGCACCGGCAG TTTGTATTTCAGAGGGTGCCCCTGTGctttcagcactgcagctcagcagaggagTACAGGAGACGAGTGTGGCCCAGAGGACCCCAGTGAGGAGCCCAAGCACCCCCTGTCTGGCTGTGCCTTGGAGCACAAAGCCATCAAATTGGAAGAGCAGGTCCGGGATTTAACT GAGCGATACCGGAGAGCTTTGGCAGATTCTGAAAATGTCCGGAGGAGAACACAGAAGTTTGTGGAAGATGCCAAACTCTTTG GCATCCAGAGTTTCTGCAGGGACCTGGTGGAGGTGGCAGACATCCTGGAGAAGACGGCCGAGAGCGCCGCGGGCCACGCCGAGGAGCCCAGCGACCCCAACCCCACCCTGCAGAAAATCTACGAGGGGCTGTCCCTCATCGAGGCCAAGCTGCAGAGCGTCTTCGCCAAGCACGGCCTGCAGAAGATGAACCCTGTGGGGGGCAGGTACGACCCCTATGACCACGAGATCGTCTGCCACGTGCCAGCCGAGGGCGTGCAGCCGGGCACCGTGGCGCTGGTCACGCAGGACGGCTACAAACTGCACGGCCGCACCATCCGCCACGCGCTGGTCGGCGTGGCCGTGGAGGCACAGGAGTGA